A genomic window from Lotus japonicus ecotype B-129 chromosome 1, LjGifu_v1.2 includes:
- the LOC130737792 gene encoding uncharacterized protein At4g08330, chloroplastic-like has protein sequence MDNSYSAFNMGDVRSCSSSSHTQRDVHYSCGTCGYELNLSSSNRNTSSIGSTKYGKSIKRGIIPFFNIDDSRFTQVDEIECAPHFSKHSWGLFRRKTKLLCRKCCNYIGNAYDGYTSSSFPLVVSNGTESSPAATESPNQAKYNIRIRALQPSSSSQEYGISVFA, from the exons ATGGACAATTCTTATTCTGCGTTTAACATGGGAGATGTTCGTTCCTGTTCCTCTTCTTCTCATACTCAGAGGGATGTCCACTACAG CTGTGGCACTTGCGGGTATGAGCTTAACCTTTCCTCCTCCAACAGAAACACCTCATCCATCGGTTCAACCAAATATGGGAAATCCATAAAGCGAGGTATCATACCATTCTTCAATATTGATGATAGCAGATTTACCCAGGTTGATGAAATCGAATGCGCCCCGCACTTTTCTAAGCACTCATGGGGTCTGTTTCGCCGGAAAACCAAGCTTCTTTGTCGCAAGTGCTGCAACTATATTGGAAATGCTTACGATGGTTACACTTCATCATCATTTCCTCTTGTTGTATCAAACGGAACAGAATCATCCCCTGCTGCCACTGAATCACCGAATCAGGCGAAATATAACATTCGCATTCGTGCCTTGCAgccttcatcatcttctcaaGAATATGGAATCTCTGTGTTTGCTtga
- the LOC130737785 gene encoding LOW QUALITY PROTEIN: uncharacterized protein LOC130737785 (The sequence of the model RefSeq protein was modified relative to this genomic sequence to represent the inferred CDS: inserted 1 base in 1 codon): MNNRSGFREEKPCCYFHPKQVVVGVCPLCLNERLLIVAATQGQHSKNRSSKASNKVQSSVHTKPASSIHKIFAFGSLFSRQEWKSDNFDCDVTSPSPEDSFISIKFEDNGVASWEKSTVSNKVSLENCNNKMSWNHHQNNKGTTTTIKSVIEHGKSRDAFRWRKRIGHMFQLIRWKKGXVPRQQQHQQGGRCEGEKRLDDEDSDKEEEDHGIKRGL, from the exons ATGAATAATAGAAGCGGATTCAGAGAAGAGAAACCATGCTGCTACTTCCACCCAAAACAAGTAGTAGTTGGTGTTTGCCCTTTGTGCTTGAATGAGAGGCTCCTCATTGTAGCTGCAACACAGGGCCAACACTCCAAGAACCGTTCCTCCAAAGCTTCAAACAAGGTTCAAAGTTCTGTACACACAAAACCAGCCTCTTCCATTCACAAGATCTTTGCTTTTGGTTCTCTCTTCAGTCGCCAAGAATGGAAATCTGATAATTTTGACTGTGATGTTACCTCTCCCAGTCCAGAAG ACTCATTTATCTCAATCAAGTTTGAAGATAATGGAGTGGCCTCGTGGGAAAAGAGCACGGTCTCTAATAAGGTGTCCCTTGAGAATTGCAACAACAAGATGTCATGGAACCATCACCAAAACAACAAgggtaccaccaccaccatcaagaGCGTGATAGAGCATGGCAAGTCACGTGATGCGTTTAGGTGGCGAAAGCGGATAGGCCACATGTTCCAGCTCATCCGGTGGAAGAAAG ACGTGCCACGTCAGCAGCAACACCAGCAAGGTGGAAGGTGTGAAGGTGAGAAAAGGTTGGATGATGAGGACTctgacaaagaggaagaagaccaTGGAATAAAGAGGGGTCTTTAA